Genomic segment of Drosophila biarmipes strain raj3 chromosome 2L, RU_DBia_V1.1, whole genome shotgun sequence:
AAGATATGAAAGTCCAACCATAATGAAAATTGCATGATCTGCTTGAATTTTATAATGTCTGTAAATCTAATGGTGATAAGTTGAGATCTACCATATAAGGGGTGTAAGCAAACAAGAATGCTGTCTGGTccacataaaatattaattgctAATTTCAAAATGATGAAATTACCTGGCTGCATTTCAATCAGATCCAATTCTCTGTCAGATGCCGAAGGTGTGTTCGTTTAATAGACTGAATCTATAAAAGGCTGAAAAATCCAGATGCAGTACGAAGAAATATCAGATCAGATATGATCCCCCTATTAGTtgcattataatttaaatacttatttatgCCAAGTGGACAAAGAACACACGAACGTAAGCGGTTACAAGAGGTCTtgactttaattaattattcagTTGTAACAGTTTCCCTTTCATCCAAGTGCCACACATTCATTTTGCATCTGGAAGATCCATCAAACCTGAAATACCATCAATAATGCAACCACTTGCAATCAGATTGTGTTAAAGCACTTTGCGTTATGCTAATAACGAAATCAAACACCGAACATAAACTGCGGCTAATGCTAATCTGACGCTAATGACGCGACTTTTACCCTACTCGCCTGACAATTTAATTGAGGCTGTTAATTGTCAATGTTGATTTCGAACCAGATGGAGATGCAGCTGCAGTGGAAGTGTTGGATGTTGATCTTCCTGATCGGACTGCCGGGACTTTGCTCCGGCTATCGGATACTCTTCATGGGACCCTTTCCCGCCCCCAGTCACTGGCTCTGGCTGGAGCACTTCCAAAGGGACCTGCTGCGGCAGGGACACCATGTGACCAGTGTGAACAATCATCCCACCAAGCAGCCCCACGAGAATCTCACGGAGATCATCATCAGCCCCTCCTTCGACATACCCAAACACTGTGAGTTGGATAAGATACAGCTTTAAAGTGTTATActcgtaaataaataatattatattatccaGTTCCAAAGGAGAACATCTTTACGATGCAGTTTGTGAGCGATTTCAATAACCTGGATCTTTGGTGGACTATCGGGCTCATGACCACGGAGCATGCCTTCAATGATCCCAAAGTTAAGCAGCTGATCGAGAGCAAGGATGATCATTACGATTTGGTCATACTGGAGCAGTTTTTCCACGAGGCCTTCCTGATGTTCGGCAAGAGGTTTAATTGTCCGGTGGTGACCATTGGCACTATGGGCTATGCCGATAATATCGATCACGCCATGGGTCTCATAACTCCTTGGTCCTTGATCCCCCATCTGCTGTTGTCGCACACTGATCGCATGACCTTCAGTCAGCGGGCCTACAATGCCTACTTATCCCTGTATGATGTGATAATGCGGCGTTGGGTTTACCTACCAAAAATGCAGAAGCTCGCAGAGCAGTATTTCAAGGGATCCATTGAGGGTGAGTTCTTGAGACATGACCTAGCTGatcgtttatttatttagtaattACTTTCTAGGTCCGTTACCCAATGTTCTTGAGCTCGAGCGCAATATATCGCTTGTCCTGATCAATGCCCATCGCAGTATAGATCTTCCGAGACCCAGTATGCCAGGACTCATAGACGTGGGTGGGGCTCACATTCAGCAACCAAAGAAGCTGCCCACCGACCTTCAGAACTTCTTGGACAATGCCGTTAACGGAGTGGTCTACTTTAGCATGGGCTCTTACGTGAAGAGCACTGATTTGCCGCCAGAGAAGACAGCCCTGATTCTCAAGGCCTTTGGCCAGCTCAAGCAGCAGGTGATTTGGAAGTTTGAAAATGAATCCATCGGCGATCTGCCCTCGAATGTGATGATTAAGAAGTGGATGCCCCAGAACGACATTCTGGCGCATCCGAATGTCAAGCTCTTCATCACGCACGGCGGTATTTTCGGAACCCAGGAGGGCATCTACTGGGGTGTTCCGATGCTGTGCATACCTCTCTATGGGGACCAGCACCGGAACACGATCAAATCGGTGCGGGAGGGCTATGCCCGGTCCCTGGTGTTCTCCAAACTCACCACCGATGAACTGGTGCGCAATATCGAGACTCTGATCAACGATCCGCAGTACAAGCGCAGTGCTCTGGAGGTCTCGCAGCGCTTCCGCGATAATCCCATACATCCGCTGGACGAGGCCACCTTCTGGATAGAGTACACCATCCGGCACCGAGGGGCACGGCATCTGAAGTCGCAGGGCGCCTTCATCCCCCTGTACCAGTATCTGCTGCTCGACGTCCTGGGATGCCTGTTGCTGGGCGCCTTCCTCGCCATCTGGCTCCCGTGGCGGATGATCAAGAGGGTCCACAAGTGGTGGCTCAAAGGGGAGGCCTCCGACAAACTTAACCAGAACAAGAAGCGGTTGTAGGAGGAGGCCAGCTCTTAACTAGTCGCCGATATAATTAATtgtgatatatttttagatcACAAATGTACAGAAACCAAGTTTGATTGTTGTTGTGTACGTACTACTTGCTATTGTTAGcaataaaaagtgaaatatttacaaaagcttaataaaatagttaataatacattaaaaCTGTGCCAAAATGTCTAACATTGCTAGTATGTGTATACCAAACGATCGTTTGGTTCAAAGAAATCAATTATTTGGATAATTTCCGCAAAACTTGCCTTAGTTTTCTGTTTCTGTGACAAACTACTTTTTAACGGTTTACTAAACAATAACTTGAGCTATCGTTGCATGCTTTTGGGGGTACATAGATATGATATGTAAAATGTAAGTATTGACGTCGAACAATAAAACCTGGACTCAAACCATACCTTAAAATTCTCAGAAAGTTAATTTGTTCATTTTAAGCCACCAGAGTTGCCACaagcaaattaaaagcaaGTTGAATGACAACCTGCAAAGAATTTAGAGACAATTTTAAGACAATTTGGCGAGAGTTTAGAGGGAAGCAAGAAATTAGTCATACATTTTAGAAAAAGACCAAAATAGAGGTCAAGCCTACTAGATCAGGAAACATACTTACAGAAGAGGAAGATCGCCAGGCGCCTGGACTTAAAACTATTGAATTTCCTTAAGCTTTATAATTGAATGACCAGATAAGAAGGAATAATAGGTTATtagtataaattaaatatatattttttttaacagatCAAATTGTgattgtatataaaattatccACTAAACGTTTGTATAAAAACACTTCaatcaattcaatttttaaaataatttatatttatgccaATTAATTAAGCTGAAATAGGGAAATAGTTAAACAatcaaaaacaatgaaaaaatgCCAATGCCAATTCTTAATAGTTAAAAGTGCTTTGTTTGTTGCCGGCTCAGTCAAGAATCACGAAGTGTAAGACATTCTTGAACCTCATAAAACACCCACGCAAAGCACGTTTCTTTGGATTATAAGGAATAAAATTGAAGTGATGCAGCAATTTAAGCTGAAGTGGAGAGGGCTTTATTTGCAACGAGGAATtggagtttatttttattttaaatcgtaatgctaaaaaatacattattgtTTTGCGACTAGGACATTGTTTCTAAAGTCAAAAAGTTAGGCAGCTGTGTGAAACCTATTAATAATTTagcttatttcttttttttttaactttcacTGCGTTTCCACGTTGAGGGGGGTTAGAGTGCGAATTTTTTGCTGATAGAGAGGAACCGGTCTTACAAAGCAATGTGGGCATCTTAATTGTTTTTGACGCGACTGTTTGTCTTCTGTTTGCtgattttaaattgtaaatttttcttttatcgATACATAAATTACCGGCCGGCCCTTTCGCCCCCTTGCTTTGTCATTGAAATTAGTTTGACATAACGTGAACAATACGTTCAGCACCTGAGCGACTTTTCGGAGGcagctttttatattttatattatttttgactaACGGAATTTTTTACCATTTCTTGTCTTATTTTGtgtataaatttttttcaaatatcatTAAAgcgatatttatttatttttctgtgtgcGTCTCTTTTACGTAATGCGTTAAACCGGACCTCGAAACTTGGCAGATCTTGACGCCATTTGAAGAGCAGTAAAAAAGCGATTAAGTGCCTGGCACACGATGTTCTCGAGGCTGAAGATTGGACAACGGCCCCTCTATGACACATGAGAGCCTCTTCTGATACCGAAACCTATAAAAAGAGATCTGCCAAAAATCCCAGATACAAGTTCGGAACTTTGGCGCCAGACTCTATCGAATATAACCGGATAGAATTCACCTTAATTTTGTTTCTTCAAATATGCAGAAAGGATCCTAAGGTCGATTGTGCCGTATAAAGACCTCACATCCGTATTGACAATTAGCAAGTGTTTTGTCAAAACCGAAAGTAATATAAAGTGTATGCCTCGCCAttgcatttattaattattgttAACCAAAAAAATTTGCCTCTCGACGTTCGCGTCGTTCAGATCACATGAGTCCAGCCAAAAACAAAGCGTTTTTTCAGCAAAAAACCACCGAGCAAACAACTTTGGTACGAGTTTTCGATGTTGTCTTTAGTTAGAGCTTGGGACTTGGTTCCTGTTACTACTACTAAATATTGTGGAGTCAAGCTGCAGAGGGCAAACCACGAAGTCGAAAACGTTAAAACCCCAAAATGGAGATTAGCATAAAGCACGTGATGCCATCTTGTGATACCGATGGtttttgtatttcatttttcagaGAAATATCTTCATGGAGATAGTGGCTCGCTGTGAGCTCAAGTTTGTCGACACATCTATTGTAATTAGCGAGCGGCAGCTGAAATGGTcgtttaaatgtaatttaagcTCAGCTTTTGTTTTGGTCAACTGAGGTGACAAATTAAGGCCCCATCGCAAGGTCATGTGAGGGGCGTCCATTAGCCATGAAGAGACATTAAAAGGGTAAAACAACAGCTGGAATAGCAACAAATCAAACGACACCGACTGCAGATCTTCCAAAGCAAAATGTCGTGGCAGTTGTCGCCGTGCGTTTCAGCTCCCCTGCGCTGATTGATTGGAAAGTTAAGGTTGTCTCATCATCATCGAATGAGGAAAACATAATGCCAGCTAATGTGAGattatgcaaatgaaaatgcGCATCTTCCAGCTCTCGATAAATACATTGACCTGCATGCCTGCGGCCTGAGCAAATTCAACACAACACGGTTTTCTTCATGTCTTTAATGATGAAATTATTCCGAAAATGAACACGAAAAGGTGGGCACTCATGTCAGAATGCACTTTCTACACGGGAACGTGTTGACGTTGTTTTTGAGTTGTTAACGATTTTGGGAAGATATTTTACTCATGTTTATAGTGGCTAATGATTTGGGCTAAAGAGTGtgggaatttatttattataaataactaataaatatgaaaaatacctATAAATGTACATAGTTCCATTTCAGTTTTTAGCTTCCAACTTGacgtataaaaaatgtttaaaatttcgtAAAAAAGAATGTGTGAACTCAAATAACTTTATCAAAATTACAACTtcatttagaattttaaaaatttgtatttggcTAATAAGTATAACAAGTAATAGTAAGTTCTTAAATGATAGCTGATAAATGCTGAAGTTTTTTTTCACAATGTAGGGGGAATTCCCGATTGATAAAATATCACCCGTTAAACAAAGTtgactatatttttaaacagaattattcaaattagacAAAGCTATGACGTAGGTATTTCAGATGATTAAGAACAGTATACAATGTATACCATACATTTTCGGTTAGTAAATTCACGTGAGGCTGATGCATCAGATCCATGCAAATTTCTCTGCACCGAAATTATATCCGATTCAGAGGTCTAAATGCTTTTGGCTGATTTCAATTAGCGATTCAAGTGTCAGCctaatattcattttttcttttcggGGCGAAGCCTCCTTTTTGATGACATTTAGCTGTCCAATTTATGGCTGTCGGACATGCGCCACCTGTCGGCGGTGTTTGCCTGGCATTTTAGCACCCGGCCACTAACTGAAATGTTTGGCCAAATAATTAAGTTGGCCAAGTCAGCTTTGTGTCTGGGCATCGCGGGGATGCCCTGTCGGTGCATTCGATTTCTAAACGAGCCACATTGCCCAATGGCACAGGAGAGACCTTTGCAGCTGCCTACGAATCTGAGTCTTAGAGTGGAATTGGAGTCGGAACCCCCAGATCGAGACTGGGTCTGGGAATGTCTATGGGCCGGGGTAATGGGCTCTTGGGTGCTTTGGATCTTACATCACAGCAGGAGATCCCAGAGTCGAGACTCTACTCGTCCCACAATAAGATGAAACTTGTTTCCCCTCGACTCTTTGCCAGCGATAAATATTTGCCTTCTCACTCGGCATTTATACATATCTTCTTACTTTTCGTCTGCTTTTTTGGGGAACCTTTGTTTTTGCTTCTTGTGCAAATTACAAAGCGCGTGACTCCTTTCACAAGATGCGATTTGAAATCAAAAGTGCAGACAAAAGGTGTTAAAAAAGCGCCTCCGACCGCAGTCGAAACAAAAGCGTGAGTTTTGGCCTGATTTTTTCGGGTCTAtatgtatttctttttcatcTCCTTTTTTGATGGTCAATACTGGTGGTATTGGCCCTGTCTCATGCTGTGTAGTTGAGTGTACGGCAGTCGCATCGTTTTTACTTTCTCCCCCCAAACCCAAGCTGAAGCTCGAGAAAGACGCCAGGAGAGCGAGTGAGGTGTTGGCCCAGAGAGCCCAAGACCCAGAGAGCGGAGCTTCGAGTCTGTGTTACCGGTTTCGCTATGGGGTGAAGCTTGGCTTACAGCAGATCCGTTTTGGTGTCTGTGTGCCTTGCCTTTTAAGCCCGGCCACCGGGACGGGCAGCTTTCAGATACGTTTTTGCCTCTGCCGCGTTCAGAGTCAGAGTCGGATTTATCGTCGGGGTCTGGGTCTGGAAAAGATCTTGGATCTTGGTCTCCGTTTTCGGACTTCGGTTTCGTTTTGTGTGACTCGGTGtcagtttcggtttcagttcgTTGGCGCGTTCGCACGGATCGAGACGTGTGCACGGCTTTAATCACACAACCAAAAaaagcacataaatatattgatatataaCACCCCTATTTGGTGGCCAAGATAGGCTCGTCGCTCTGCTATTCGGGTCAATGCTGTGCTCTGCATTGCCAACGTTATGCTAATTACCGAAAGGATACAAATCATAGCATACATCATCGGTTACAATCTCTTTGGCAAGACTCCGTCGCACCGCTGGTGACAAAATCCTCGCCCGGTGCCCAACCCGCCTTTAAGCGCTAGAAGTAAAGAGATAATACAGCCAGGAGAATAGCTAGCAACACATCTATATATTactgatatttatttaacataatACATATCAATCAACAAATTTGCAAAACGTgccaaatataatttaaatctatttattttgttcaaCAAAGAGCTAATAAGTCCTAACTATATAAATTAGTAAGTCGTTTAATTTAAATCCTCATAAAACCCACAACAAAGGAAGTTGCCGCAGGAGCAGCCATTGGCTTCAACATGAAGAAGCCAGAAATGCTGATTAGTTTAATTTTATGGTGAGTTGAACATTCTTAATTAAGCCGTTGATGCTTGAGATTTGGTTGAGTCCCGAATTAAAATGGCTTTTGTTTGCTTAATCTTTAAATTGTTTGACAAATTTAAGGTGTTTATCGTCTATACGAAAACGTGTTGTCGTAGCATTTGGCTTAAAGTggaactaaaaaatatttttaaagttatagTACACATATGTTTCTGTTTTAAAGTGTCCTCAAATTATGGATAATCCGCTAGTTTTATTGCCAGAATATGTAAATCTCAACTTATGTGTTTGACCTTAAAAACTAGTTTTTGGCATATTTTTGAAGGCGGGTTTCAGCTGCATTTATGACTATATTTATGCATTAGCTCGGAGCACTAGAGCCCAGGCCAAATGACCAAATGGCCGGCCTACTACAGTGAGCACGCATAAAGCGCAGATGGCCATTAAGGCAAATTATAGTTTGTAAGGCAGGCGAATACAATTTGGCCATTTGGTCGGGCCGAGAGCATCATCAATCATGAATTTTCTACCCGCCTCGCGTTCAACAAGAAGCGTCAACGGAAGTCAGAGATTGACAGAGTCAGTCAGCTTATCACAGAGCGATTCGACTTCCCCGTTTTAATGGTCCTTGAGGCATGCCATTAACTCAAACACAAAATCGAAAACTATTTTCAAGAATTTGCATGATGACAAAGATGGAATCGCTTGGTTAATCTGCATCTGAATATTTATGTGTCGAGACGTGATCGAAGCCGAGACGATCATGTAATATCGATTCGAATTGGATTTCTTTGTTCAGTGGtgaaaaatcaatttgaaaAGTTTCACTTTCATTTTTCCCTCTCTTGACTGGGAAGATGCCAGGGCAGCCGAAGAGAAAAAGTTGTCAGCGGCAACAAAAGACTCTGTCGCTTTTTATGTTTGTGTGTCGTGCCAGGTGGTTTTTGGAACGGTTACACAATCTTGactttattttcgttttcagtCCGCGCTTTTCGCCTCTTTTTTGGGTTTTGTGTTAACCGCATTGACATAATTTCCAGCGTAGGcatcccaaaaaaaaagaaaccgaaGCATAAAACTTTACATAATTTTCAGGCGTATCCGATTCGTAGGCCTGCAATTAATCTGGCTTTATCGATGGAGATGCTCGGCGTCGCAGCCTAGTTTTAATTAACAGATTCATTTTCGGTAACTTCACATTCGGCTGCTAAGTGTAGAAAGTTTTCTCCTATCTCCGGTCGCATTAATTTGGCGTTTTGTGTTAATCAGTGTGTGTTAGTTATGCAAATTGGAACGCGGCGTTAGCATTTCGATTATGCAATCGGTTGGATAATCCCCTCGCCGGCTGGCGACATTGGTGGACCAGGCCGGGCTCACCAGATTTACTATTTTAAAGGCCTTGGCCAGTTGTGACTTCTTTGGCTTAGTCATGCGGCGACGCTCAGAATGCAGCCGAGCAACTTGATTGCTCAGGCAAATTAAGCACAAGTGCTGCCGATTGCCAACTGAACTGCCGACTGCGCTGCCAGATGCTGACATTGTCTAGTTGACACACTTAAGTCACTTAAATGTCGTAGAATTCTTGCTAAAAGTTTTCTCGAGTGTTTTACAGcatacaaacatttttaaacactttttgacattttttactGACTGCGGCGTCAAGGTTTGGCACCCCCCAGAGCGATGTCACCGGCTCATAATTTTGGCTTTTGCGagcgaaatattttaagtgaatttgGACCTCATGCGTGGGCCGAaacgaaagacttaggcaacgaacttgaATTGACCATCAGGCTGAAAGCTCAAACGGTAGCAAGGCCAAAGAGGATGTGGGTGGAAATTATAGGATGAAATAATGGGGCACGTGCCTACCGAGAGGATAGTTTTCGAAGGTCAAGACTTTTGAACCAAAGGAGAACTGGGGAAAACCATTAGTTTAAAAGATCCCAAATGCCGGATACTAAAAAGACTTTATAATTACTTGTAGATTAACAATGATATTAAAAAGCTAGGACTGAACATGTTTGAAATTTAACGTAGGGGTAACTTAAAGCCTTTTCTTAAATTGcacaaaaaagatttattcaAGTAGGAACGCCAAAAATTGAAAGTAAGAATTCAAGATAAATTTTAGAAGATCCTCAGCAAGGTTCtcaaacacattttctatttcGCATAGCTTCCCCATCttcatttaaatgttttggcGGTGATTAATCTATTTCACAGACATCCATTAGCACCTggccaaaatttaaaatttaaacttaaattaaaccTGGCGCCGCCTCCTCGGCTAATACATATTTGAAGACAGAATTAGTCAAGATGTTatcgtattttttgtttgctagaatgcttaaaaatcaattagcCAACGTGTATATGATAAGTAAGTAATTAAGAGAGCAAAAACAGAACGACGAGTTCAAGGCTAAAACGAAATCTGA
This window contains:
- the LOC108034190 gene encoding UDP-glucosyltransferase 2 — protein: MEMQLQWKCWMLIFLIGLPGLCSGYRILFMGPFPAPSHWLWLEHFQRDLLRQGHHVTSVNNHPTKQPHENLTEIIISPSFDIPKHFPKENIFTMQFVSDFNNLDLWWTIGLMTTEHAFNDPKVKQLIESKDDHYDLVILEQFFHEAFLMFGKRFNCPVVTIGTMGYADNIDHAMGLITPWSLIPHLLLSHTDRMTFSQRAYNAYLSLYDVIMRRWVYLPKMQKLAEQYFKGSIEGPLPNVLELERNISLVLINAHRSIDLPRPSMPGLIDVGGAHIQQPKKLPTDLQNFLDNAVNGVVYFSMGSYVKSTDLPPEKTALILKAFGQLKQQVIWKFENESIGDLPSNVMIKKWMPQNDILAHPNVKLFITHGGIFGTQEGIYWGVPMLCIPLYGDQHRNTIKSVREGYARSLVFSKLTTDELVRNIETLINDPQYKRSALEVSQRFRDNPIHPLDEATFWIEYTIRHRGARHLKSQGAFIPLYQYLLLDVLGCLLLGAFLAIWLPWRMIKRVHKWWLKGEASDKLNQNKKRL